From a region of the Mercurialis annua linkage group LG1-X, ddMerAnnu1.2, whole genome shotgun sequence genome:
- the LOC126654122 gene encoding uncharacterized protein LOC126654122, giving the protein MERIHLQSEAGSSIGTYARSHQLGTMEDRRDTQWPPPEPVVPPQPLPHIDPPTVDVQRIRGRRRGRARPHEETREMPANPMPPPVDFHGDTEDFIRQYYGPRRITGAPQRRHSAHQLHPFRYHLRTLSRHRMIYLGIPRTSLAGILLRLLRYRLRLYPM; this is encoded by the exons ATGGAGAGGATTCACTTACAGTCAGAGGCAGGGTCGAGTATTGGTACTTACGCTCGTAGTCACCAGTTAGGCACCATGGAGGACCGGAGGGACACACAGTGGCCACCACCAGAGCCTGTTGTTCCGCCACAGCCATTGCCTCATATAGATCCCCCGACGGTCGACGTACAGCGTATACGAGGTCGTCGTCGGGGCAGAGCCAGACCTCATGAGGAGACACGCGAGATGCCGGCGAACCCTATGCCACCACCG gtCGACTTTCACGGGGATACCGAGGATTTCATCCGACAGTATTACGGTCCACGACGTATTACGGGAGCACCTCAGCGCAGACACAGTGCCCACCAGCTGCATCCTTTTCGGTACCACCTACGGACCCTCTCCCGGCACAG gaTGATTTATTTGGGGATACCGAGAACTTCATTGGCCGGTATCCTGCTTCGTCTTTTACGGTACCGCCTTCGTCTGTACCCTATGTAG
- the LOC126664429 gene encoding serine/threonine-protein phosphatase 7 long form homolog, producing MRTALAPFIAMRQYTVDMTLVTALVERWRPETHTFMFSEGECTITLQVAILTGLPINGSAVIGPTIRNWDSVTRRLLGRGRIGSRNCQGSFVTTSWLVGEFESFTRIPDAASDEQIDWAVRAYLLFHLHIWCFSDMNSGQIGLRILPHLEDLTALGSNSWGSAVLAHLYHEMCLCTMISEHRLNIGGPIWIIQLWAFERLRPFRPTLRYPAITPHLPLGDRWAGPLDFRRVLHRNLEAMRLALDVLRYSDIDWQPYTEDVISQLHPYFLDGAQFWGARVPLIYYHIIEWHHPDRLMPQFGLLQPIPEPPSQLHIHHMSSFGGAQTSETLLENMSR from the exons ATGCGGACAGCACTAGCACCCTTCATTGCTATGCGGCAATACACCGTAGACATGACTCTGGTGACTGCATTAGTTGAGCGGTGGAGGCCGGAGACCCACACATTTATGTTTTCTGAGGGGGAGTGCACAATAACACTTCAGGTAGCGATCTTGACGGGACTCCCCATAAATGGGAGTGCTGTTATCGGACCTACTATCAGAAATTGGGACAGTGTTACTCGCCGATTGCTTGGGAGAGGTAGGATAGGGAGTAGAAATTGTCAGGGATCTTTTGTTACCACTAGTTGGTTGGTCGGTGAGTTTGAGAGTTTCACACGGATACCTGATGCGGCTTCAGATGAGCAGATAGACTGGGCAGTTCGGGCGTACTTGTTGTTCCATCTACACATCTGGTGTTTTTCAGACATGAACAGCGGGCAGATCGGACTGAGGATTCTCCCACATCTGGAGGACTTGACGGCATTAGGGAGCAATAGTTGGGGTTCAGCGGTTCTCGCACACCTTTACCACGAAATGTGCTTGTGCACTATGATTTCGGAGCATAGGCTCAACATTGGGGGGCCGATTTGGATTATTCAGCTTTGGGCATTCGAGCGCCTCAGACCGTTCAGGCCGACGTTGAGATACCCGGCCATCACACCGCACTTACCGTTGGGTGACAG ATGGGCGGGTCCGCTAGATTTTCGACGGGTTCTTCATCGCAATTTGGAGGCCATGAGACTAGCACTTGATGTACTGCGTTACTCAGAT ATCGATTGGCAGCCATACACAGAGGATGTTATCAGTCAGCTACATCCTTATTTTTTGGATGGTGCTCAGTTTTGGGGTGCCCGCGTGCCGCTGATTTACTATCATATTATCGAGTGGCACCATCCGGATAGGTTGATGCCACAGTTTGGATTGCTTCAGCCTATACCTGAACCCCCTTCCCAGCTCCACATCCACCACATGTCCAGTTTCGGGGGAGCTCAAACTTCCGAAACACTTTTAGAGAATATGTCGCGATAA
- the LOC126664421 gene encoding uncharacterized protein LOC126664421 translates to MELYVVQGPLLDHPPHFHSEYMEWYRRISRRWIIHHGAETGSAMIHLQSEARSSIGTYARSHQLGTMEDRRDTQWPPPEPVVPPQPLPHIDPPTVDVQRIRGRRQGRARPHEETREMPANPMPPPVDFHGDTEDFIRQYYGPRRITGAPQRRHSAHQLHPFRYHLRTLSRHRMIYLGIPRTSLAGILLRLLRYRLRLYPM, encoded by the exons ATGGAACTGTATGTGGTCCAAGGCCCGTTGCTGGACCATCCGCCCCACTTCCATTCAGAGTACATGGAGTGGTACAGACGCATCAGCAGGAGATGGATTATCCATCACGGGGCAGAGACTGGATCAGCT ATGATTCACTTACAGTCAGAGGCAAGGTCGAGTATTGGTACTTACGCTCGTAGTCACCAGTTAGGCACCATGGAGGACCGGAGGGACACACAGTGGCCACCACCAGAGCCTGTTGTTCCGCCACAGCCATTGCCTCATATAGATCCCCCGACGGTCGACGTACAGCGTATACGAGGTCGTCGTCAGGGCAGAGCCAGACCTCATGAGGAGACACGCGAGATGCCGGCGAACCCTATGCCACCACCG gtCGACTTTCACGGGGATACCGAGGATTTCATCCGACAGTATTACGGTCCACGACGTATTACGGGAGCACCTCAGCGCAGACACAGTGCCCACCAGCTGCATCCTTTTCGGTACCACCTACGGACCCTCTCCCGGCACAG gaTGATTTATTTGGGGATACCGAGAACTTCATTGGCCGGTATCCTGCTTCGTCTTTTACGGTACCGCCTTCGTCTGTACCCTATGTAG
- the LOC126654101 gene encoding protein SLOW GREEN 1, chloroplastic-like, with the protein MDSLAKLHCSHSPLHLSFNPNRPFFSKPIVSLPTIKTPSPPFKITSIKATSSSPPNPKPSLLQTLNPILKTTCITLTATAALFFFNKFRIQPAFAAVPVTSPPPIMEPVNEGSSSSPGSSFSNMSLEEQERVVEEQLARNPNNIDSLKSLMEVRIKSRKLVQAIEVVERLIELEPDEEEWPLLKAQIFSYSGDFDSARKEFEDILDKDPLRVEAYHGLVMAHAETGSSVDTVLKRIEFAMDKCKKEKKKSDLRDFKLLIAQIRVMEEKYVDALNVYEELVKEEPRDFRPYLCQGIIYTLLRKKEEAEKKFEQFRKLVPKNHPYREYFLDNMFATKFFSEKVQREGAGASG; encoded by the coding sequence ATGGATTCACTTGCTAAACTACACTGCAGTCACTCACCTCTCCACCTTTCCTTCAATCCCAACCGTCCATTTTTCTCCAAACCCATAGTTTCCCTCCCCACCATCAAAACCCCATCACCACCGTTCAAAATCACCTCCATCAAAGCCACCTCATCATCACCACCAAACCCTAAACCCTCACTTCtccaaaccctaaaccctatTCTCAAAACCACTTGCATCACTCTCACTGCCACCGCCGctcttttcttcttcaataAATTCCGCATTCAACCCGCATTTGCCGCCGTTCCCGTCACCTCCCCGCCGCCTATAATGGAGCCCGTAAACGAAGGATCATCATCATCGCCAGGTTCGTCTTTTTCGAATATGTCATTGGAAGAGCAAGAGCGTGTTGTGGAAGAGCAATTAGCTAGAAACCCTAACAATATTGACTCTTTGAAGTCGCTTATGGAGGTTCGGATTAAATCCCGGAAGCTCGTACAGGCAATTGAAGTGGTTGAGCGTTTGATTGAGTTAGAGCCTGATGAGGAGGAATGGCCATTGCTAAAAGCTCAAATCTTTAGCTATAGTGGAGATTTTGATTCGGCGAGAAAAGAGTTCGAGGATATACTCGACAAAGACCCGCTCCGTGTAGAGGCGTATCATGGATTGGTTATGGCACATGCTGAAACTGGAAGTTCAGTTGATACTGTATTGAAGAGGATTGAATTTGCTATGGATAAATGTAAGAAGGAGAAAAAGAAATCGGATTTGAGGGATTTTAAGTTACTGATTGCACAAATTAGAGTAATGGAGGAGAAATATGTAGATGCTTTGAATGTTTATGAGGAGTTGGTGAAGGAGGAACCAAGAGATTTTAGGCCCTATTTGTGTCAAGGGATTATATATACCTTGTTGAGGAAGAAAGAAGAGGCGGAGAAAAAATTTGAGCAGTTTCGGAAGCTTGTCCCGAAAAATCATCCTTATCGGGAGTATTTTCTCGATAACATGTTTGCAACTAAGTTCTTTTCTGAGAAGGTGCAGAGAGAGGGGGCAGGAGCAAGTGGTTGA
- the LOC126664328 gene encoding uncharacterized protein LOC126664328, which translates to MYELGRRSSKQATGTPIKKLLAEEMSRDAEFKKKSPGVIARLMGFDGLPPHQLSHKQPKSSSHNYVQRAAISEKSQKSSTSCSRRSSRKSSKEEQEFKDVFEVLDTGKMEMNSSSRRVTGSRIHSEAEMAFVKKKFLDVGRLSTEGSFHDSREFHVAVDDLESNNDLLLKYLEQPNSLFTKHLHDLRATPTSPHCGRVSVMKSSREPEREGNGLGYNRDTETAWKNFRKNHSDPLGQPYCKYAVEDQLKSQKNESSVTPTRIVVLKPNFGKSQNASAELSSINGEAKTCGNDRFQNDALLPRYKSRESREIAKEITRQMRSSLEDGSLKFSTSGFRGYAGDESSSNRSDNESANELDVPAAISRNASGRINRYRPSPSRSAESSVSREARKRLSERWKITHRSFDMGVGRNSSTLGEMLATPDIEGRPAEKYIGHDRPAGWVEPLGICSRDGWKDEHVRTLSRSKSVPASFTNNGSPRTGMRRETRYNDSYLLKEVTQKPRIKSVKSNFNQREASSSRKSRSHIRRSHFFEDSWSDCSSLSPQKNIREVSTQHHLVSKPSDIVLTDANLISETVVDSTTDREIVGDPSSGEPDVLSSQELSNAAHEEGSVPVQHSAAVLESLESSKEAEQPSPVSVLETPFPDDISSSSECFESLSADLQGLRMQLQLLKLESEAYEEGTMLISSDEEVEEGFLGFYEEEGKVEESREFSYVVDVLLESGISDADPDTFMASCHSSEYPVNSLVFEALEKKHLSLNSWPRSERKLLFDRVNSALQGVYQQLADPHPWVMPTRAMVPKWSNLGLKDGIRKLLANQDKQTTKVEVENDLVTDSEWLESKGDIDAVGRDIERLLIEELLKEIVAV; encoded by the exons ATGTATGAACTGGGGCGGAGATCTTCAAAGCAAGCAACCGGCACGCCGATAAAGAAATTATTAGCTGAAGAGATGTCTAGAGATGCTGAATTTAAAAAGAAGTCGCCGGGTGTTATTGCCCGATTGATGGGCTTCGACGGGTTGCCACCTCATCAGCTGTCTCACAAACAACCAAAGAGCTCGTCTCATAACTATGTACAGAGGGCAGCAATATCTGAAAAGTCTCAGAAGAGTAGCACATCGTGTAGCCGCCGCTCATCGAGGAAGAGCTCGAAGGAGGAACAAGAATTTAAAGATGTGTTTGAAGTTTTGGATACAGGAAAAATGGAGATGAATAGTTCCTCACGGCGGGTAACTGGTAGCAGAATCCACAGTGAAGCTGAGATGGCATTTGTTAAGAAGAAGTTCTTGGATGTCGGGCGTCTTTCGACGGAGGGAAGTTTTCATGATTCGAGAGAGTTTCATGTTGCTGTTGATGATTTAGAGTCCAACAACGATCTTCTGCTGAAATACCTTGAGCAGCCTAATTCATTGTTCACAAAGCATCTGCACGATTTGCGGGCAACCCCTACCTCACCTCATTGTGGTCGTGTATCGGTTATGAAGTCATCGCGTGAACCAGAGCGCGAAGGAAATGGTCTAGGGTACAATCGTGATACAGAAACCGCGTGGAAGAATTTTAGGAAAAATCATAGTGATCCTCTCGGTCAGCCCTACTGTAAATATGCTGTTGAAGATCAACTTAAGTCACAGAAAAATGAGTCTTCTGTAACTCCTACAAGGATTGTTGTGCTGAAACCAAACTTTGGTAAATCGCAGAATGCTAGCGCGGAACTTTCAAGCATTAACGGGGAGGCAAAAACATGTGGAAACGATAGGTTTCAGAATGATGCATTGCTTCCAAGATATAAGTCTAGAGAGTCTAGAGAAATAGCTAAGGAGATCACCAGGCAAATGAGAAGTAGTCTAGAAGATGGTTCTCTAAAGTTCTCAACTTCCGGGTTTAGAGGATATGCTGGAGATGAGAGTTCATCAAACAGGTCTGACAATGAATCAGCTAATGAATTAGATGTGCCCGCAGCGATTTCTAGGAATGCTAGTGGCCGAATCAACCGATATAGGCCTTCGCCATCTCGCTCTGCTGAATCATCTGTGAGCAGGGAGGCTAGGAAGAGACTCTCAGAAAGGTGGAAAATTACTCACAGGTCATTTGATATGGGCGTTGGCCGTAACAGTAGCACTCTAGGTGAAATGCTTGCTACGCCTGATATTGAGGGGAGGCCAGCTGAAAAATATATAGGCCATGATAGACCAGCAGGATGGGTTGAACCTTTGGGTATTTGCAGTAGGGATGGTTGGAAGGATGAACATGTTCGCACTCTTTCTAGATCTAAGTCTGTTCCTGCTTCATTTACTAATAATGGCAGTCCGAGAACAGGCATGCGCAGGGAGACTCGTTACAACGACAGTTATCTACTGAAAGAAGTGACGCAAAAGCCGAGAATTAAGTCAGTAAAGAGTAATTTTAATCAGCGAGAAGCTTCATCTTCTAGAAAGTCAAGGTCACATATTAGGAGATCTCATTTCTTTGAAGACAGTTGGAGTGATTGTAGTAGTTTGTCTCCACAAAAGAATATCCGGGAGGTGTCTACACAACATCATTTGGTTTCCAAGCCATCTGATATTGTCCTTACAGATGCAAATTTAATATCTGAAACTGTGGTGGATTCGACAACTGACCGAGAAATAGTGGGTGATCCCTCTTCTGGAGAACCAGATGTCTTAAGTTCGCAG GAACTGTCAAATGCGGCACATGAGGAAGGCTCAGTTCCTGTGCAGCATTCTGCAGCTGTGCTAGAATCTCTGGAAAGCTCTAAAGAAGCTGAGCAGCCAAGTCCTGTTTCAGTTCTGGAAACTCCATTTCCAGATGATATATCTTCTAGTTCGGAATGCTTCGAGAGTCTTTCTGCTGACCTACAAG GCCTTCGAATGCAGCTTCAGCTACTAAAATTGGAGTCAGAAGCATATGAAGAGGGAACCATGCTCATCTCAAGTGATGAAGAAGTTGAAGAAGGCTTTCTCGGATTCTACGAAGAGGAAGGAAAAGTTGAAGAGAGCAGAGAATTTTCATATGTAGTTGATGTATTACTAGAATCCGGTATCAGTGATGCTGATCCTGATACCTTCATGGCATCATGTCATTCTTCAGAATATCCAGTGAATTCCCTTGTATTTGAAGCCCTGGAGAAGAAGCATCTCAGTCTAAACTCTTGGCCAAGGTCTGAAAGGAAATTGCTATTTGACCGAGTAAATTCAGCTCTACAGGGAGTTTACCAACAATTAGCGGATCCACATCCTTGGGTGATGCCTACAAGAGCAATGGTTCCCAAATGGAGTAATCTTGGTCTTAAGGATGGCATCCGTAAGTTGCTTGCTAACCAAGACAAGCAAACAACCAAGGTCGAAGTAGAGAATGATCTGGTAACTGACTCAGAGTGGTTGGAGTCGAAAGGCGATATTGATGCAGTCGGTAGAGACATTGAGAGATTGCTGATAGAAGAATTACTAAAAGAGATTGTAGCAGTATAG